A single region of the Oreochromis niloticus isolate F11D_XX linkage group LG19, O_niloticus_UMD_NMBU, whole genome shotgun sequence genome encodes:
- the LOC100700106 gene encoding rho-related GTP-binding protein RhoV yields the protein MACHRTDEANRMREEVSCMLVGDGAVGKTSMVISYIFNGYNTEYRQTAFDVFTGLVHVNGISTRIKLIDTAGQEMFGHLRSLCYAHVDVFILCFSLVNPVSFDNITSKWIPQIRAANPISPIVLVGTQSDLRHSVDVLIHLNQQGTRPVLFNKARRLASRIRAHDYVECSALTQHNLKDAFDCAVFAAIKHKHAGTKYKKLSLLNSLKSLYDGGWRKIFRFM from the exons ATGGCCTGTCATAGAACTGATGAAGCAAacagaatgagagaagaagtgAGCTGCATGCTGGTTGGTGATGGAGCAGTGGGAAAAACCAGCATGGTTATCAGTTACATCTTCAATGGATACAACACTGAGTACAGGCAAACTGCATTTGATGTTTTCACAG GATTGGTTCATGTGAATGGAATCTCAACCCGCATTAAGCTGATAGATACTGCTGGACAG gagatgtttggccatctGCGCTCTCTGTGCTATGCCCATGTGGACGTCTTCATCCTCTGCTTCAGCCTCGTCAACCCCGTCTCATTTGACAATATCACCTCCAAATGGATCCCACAGATTCGAGCCGCCAACCCAATCTCCCCCATCGTTCTGGTTGGAACTCAGTCAGACCTTCGCCACAGTGTGGACGTCCTTATTCATCTGAACCAGCAGGGCACCAGACCGGTGCTCTTTAACAAGGCCAGACGGCTCGCAAGCAGGATCAGAGCTCACGACTACGTGGAGTGCTCGGCTCTCACACAGCACAACCTTAAAGACGCGTTTGACTGTGCTGTATTTGCTGCCATTAAGCACAAGCACGCTGGCACTAAATACAAAAAGCTCAGTTTGCTTAACAGTTTAAAGTCTCTTTATGATGGTGGATGGAGGAAAATCTTTAGATTCATGTGA